The nucleotide sequence TCCCCCTGCTTGggggtggccagcaggctgactcGGGTCTGGTAGGTCCAGTCGCCGTTGGCCATGCTCAGGCTGCCCGGCTCCCGGGGCTCCAGGGGGCTCCCGTTGTACAGCCAGGACACCAGCGCGCCCGCCGGGTAGAAGCCCCAGACGTAGCAGGTCAGGTGCACGGCCCCCGTGGGGTTCGACAGGGCGGTGGGGACGATGCGCACGCggggggggcgctgcgggggcaGGCAGTGTGTGGGCCGGCGCCTGGTACCCCCGTCCTGCCCCGCACACGGGGATCCGGCCCCAGCCTCGTACCCCCGGGTCGAACCCACAGCACCCCCGTAGCCACGGGCCccacggctccctcccccccaccaactccctgccacgggccccacggctccctcccccctaccaactccctgccacgagccccacggctccctcccccccaccaactccctgccacgagccccacggctccctccccctcaccaactccctgccacgggccccacggctccctcccccccaccacagctcgtgcccccaccaactccctgccacgagccccacggctccctcctccccaccacagctcctGCCACGAGCCCCacggctccccccccccaccaactccctgccacgagccccacggctccctccccctcaccaactccctgccacgggccccacggctccctccccctcaccaactccctgccacgggccccacggctccctcccccccaccaactccctgccacggGCCCcatggctccctcccccccaccaactccctgccacgcgccccacggctccctcccccgccaccaactccctgccacgcgccccacggctccctcccccgccaccaactccctgccacgggccccacggctccctcctccccaccacagctcctgccacgagccccacggctccctcccccccaccaactccctgccacgagccccacggctccctccccctcaccaactccctgccacgggccccacggctccctcccccccaccaactccctgccacgcgccccacggctccctcccccgccaccaactccctgccacgcgccccacggctccctcccccgccaccaactccctgccacgggccccacggctccctcccccccaccaactccctgccacgggccccacggctccctccaccccatcaACTCCCTGCCACGGGCCccacggctccctcccccccaccaactccctgccacgagccccacggctccctcccccccaccaactccctgccacgggccccacggctccctcccccccaccaactccctgccacgagccccacggctccctcccccccaccaactccctgccacgggccccacggctccctcccccccaccaactccctgccacgagccccacagctcctgaccccaccaactccctgccacgaGCCCCacggctcctgcccccaccaactccctgccacggGCCCCACGGCTCCCgcccccaccaactccctgccacggGCCCCAcggctcccacccccaccacagctcctgcccccaccaactccctgccacgagccccacggctccctcccccccaaccaactccctgccacaggccccacggctccctcccccccaccaactccctgccacgggccccacggctccctcccccccaccaactccctgccacgggccccacggctccctcccccccaccaactccctgccacgggccccacggctccctcctccccaccaactccctgccacgagccccatggctcctgcccccaccaactccctgccacgggccccacggctccctccccctcaccaactccctgccacggGCCCCAcggctcccacccccaccacagctcctgcccccaccaactccctgccacgggccccacggctccctcccccccaccaactccctgccacgtGCCCcatggctccctcctccccaccacagctcctgccacgagccccacggctccctcccccccccgccaactcCCTGCGATGGGCCccacggctccctcccccccaccaactccctgccacgggccccacggctccctcccctccaccaactccctgccacgggccccacggctccctcccccccccccacagctcctgccatgggccccacggctccctcccccccaccaactctCTGCCACGGGCCccacggctccctcccccccaccaactctCTGCCACGGGCTCcacagctccctcccccccaccaactctCTGCCACGGTCCccacggctccctcccccccaccaactctCTGCCACGGGCTCCacggctccctccccctcccaccaactccctgccacgaGCCCCAtggttccctcccccccaccaactccctgccacgagccccacggctccctcccccccccacctccctgccacgagccccacggctccctccccccccaccaactccctgccacggGCCCCAcggctcccacccccaccacagctcctgcccccaccaactccctgccacggGCCCCacggctcctgcccccaccacggctcctgccaggggccccccaacccccccagctctgTACCCCGCACCCCACTCACTCAGCCGCTGCCCGGTGTGGGCCCAgaggtgctggctctggctctcgCAGTCCTGGCGCCCCCTGGCCATGCGCTGGTGCCAGTGGGGGTCCCGGTTGAGGACTTCGGTGAGCTGCTGGGCCACGTCGTTGAGCAGCCCCATGTCGCAGGCCTCGAAGCGCTGGTGCCCCGCGTTGTAGCACACCAGCGGGTTCTTGTTGAAGACGAAGGCGAAGCTGAACCACAGCACGGAGCCGTTGGCTGCCAGGGGGCACTCGGTGGCCAGGTGCACCAGGAAGGCGCCTGCAGGAGACAGGCACAAGGTGGGACAGAGCCGAGCGGGGGCCGGGGGGACAGAGGGCGGGCAGCACGTTGGGGGGCGTGGCTGATGGGACTGGGACCACAGCAGGGCATGCTGGGGGGTAAACCCCGCCGAGAGAGGGCGTCTGCACAGCTAGAGCCCCACAGGGAGcgtgtgctgggagccctgggggtcaACTTCCCTAAACTCCTGGGGGCACAGACTGGGGttaacccccccacagcccctacgGCACAAAATGGGGTGgtacccccaaccccaccactaGGGGCACAGACTGGGGTAatacccccccacagccccttggGCACCAAATGGGGTGgtacccccaaccccaccactaGGGGCACAGACTGGGGTAatacccccccacagccccttggGCACAAAATGGGGTGgtacccccaaccccaccactaGGGGCACAGACTGGGGTaacacccccccacagccccttggGCACCAAATGGGGTGgtacccccaaccccaccactaGGGGCACAGACTGGGGTAatacccccccacagccccttggGCACCAAATGGGGTGgtacccccaaccccaccactaGGGGCACAGACTGGGGttaccccccccacagcccctaggGCACCAAATGGGGTAATGCTCCCCCTAGG is from Carettochelys insculpta isolate YL-2023 chromosome 22, ASM3395843v1, whole genome shotgun sequence and encodes:
- the LOC142025173 gene encoding HLA class II histocompatibility antigen, DM beta chain, with translation MRQVLGLLVLALSPHAAGAFLVHLATECPLAANGSVLWFSFAFVFNKNPLVCYNAGHQRFEACDMGLLNDVAQQLTEVLNRDPHWHQRMARGRQDCESQSQHLWAHTGQRQRPPRVRIVPTALSNPTGAVHLTCYVWGFYPAGALVSWLYNGSPLEPREPGSLSMANGDWTYQTRVSLLATPKQGDTFTCHVQHPSLPEPHQEDWSPGLSPGLTVKVSAAVVVLCLGLILFLSGLVCWWRAPPPAYLPLAGHNYPRGST